DNA from Geobacter sulfurreducens PCA:
TTCCCGCGGATGCATGCCGAGCGTCTCAAGCGTAAGCCCCTTCAGGTCGGAAGCGATGCTCTCCTTGTCAAGGATACGGATAACCGCGTCCTCTCCAAAGGCGCTCGGCATGATCGATACGCGAAAATCAATGGCCTTGTCATTGAGCCTGACCTTGAAGCGACCGTCCTGAGGGATGCGTCGCTCGGAAATGTCGAGCTCACTCATGACCTTGAGGCGAGAAATGATAGGAGCCTGAAAGTGAATATCGAGGGGTTCGGTGGCCCGGTATAGCACCCCGTCGATCCGGTATTTGATGATAACCCCTTCCAGGGCGGTTTCGATGTGAATATCGCTTGCCCGACGGGTCAGCGCGTCCATGACGGTTGAGTTGACGAGCTTGATGATGGGGCTCGTGTCGGCCGAGATCTTCTCCATGGAGAGTATCTCTTCGCCTTTTTCATTCTCCTTGACCAGTTGCAGCATGAAGTCCTCGGAAACTTCCTTGAGGACCCTACTGGTGGCCTCCCCTTTCTTGAGGATAGTGGCAATGGCCGTTTCCGTCGCCAGTTTGACGATAAAAGGCCGGTCCAGCAGAAGCTCCAACTCGTCCAGCTTCAGAACATCTGTCGGATCGGCAATAAGAACGACCAGGGTCCCGTCTTCCTCTTCCAACGGGACGAACTGGTAGCGATAGATCGCATCCGGTGGCAGTGTAGCCAGGAGCGACTCATTGAGCCGCACGCCGCGGGCATCAACATAGTCGAGGCCGAACTGCTCGGCAAGAGCCCGTGCCAGGTTCTCCTCGGTAATGAGTCCGTCCCCAACGCAGACCTCCCCGAAACGCTTTGTGGACGCATTTCTCTTCTCGACCAGATAGGGGATCTGATCAGGATTGAGGCTTCCCTGTTGAACAAGGATCTGGCCGATGGTTTTTCGTTTGAAAGATTGCTTTTCCATTGCTTCGTTCCAAGCCGGGCCGTTGAATGGGCTGCGCCGCGACAATCATCCTACAGTGCCGGCAATTTTGAACACCGGCAGGTACATGGTTACGATAATA
Protein-coding regions in this window:
- a CDS encoding GspE/PulE family protein, with the protein product MEKQSFKRKTIGQILVQQGSLNPDQIPYLVEKRNASTKRFGEVCVGDGLITEENLARALAEQFGLDYVDARGVRLNESLLATLPPDAIYRYQFVPLEEEDGTLVVLIADPTDVLKLDELELLLDRPFIVKLATETAIATILKKGEATSRVLKEVSEDFMLQLVKENEKGEEILSMEKISADTSPIIKLVNSTVMDALTRRASDIHIETALEGVIIKYRIDGVLYRATEPLDIHFQAPIISRLKVMSELDISERRIPQDGRFKVRLNDKAIDFRVSIMPSAFGEDAVIRILDKESIASDLKGLTLETLGMHPREMKRLRRKIREPYGMVLVTGPTGSGKTTTLYAALTEIHTGEEKIITIEDPVEYVLRGIVQIPVNEKKGLTFARGLRSILRHDPDKIMVGEIRDPETAQIAVQSALTGHLVFTTVHANNAFDVLGRFIHMGIDPYNFVSCLNCVMAQRLVRKACPHCKYPVEHSDSVLIESGLDPEECRDVTFYESRGCEECNGTGYRGRSAIIELLDLNDQMRELIMAKAPAAQLKAAARESGTVFLRESAIEKVFAGETTLREINRVTFVE